A part of Cucumis sativus cultivar 9930 unplaced genomic scaffold, Cucumber_9930_V3 scaffold117, whole genome shotgun sequence genomic DNA contains:
- the LOC116405552 gene encoding uncharacterized protein LOC116405552 — MLIDTAVLCQERVDVKSFSFDGSYYKLSTLLSTTSDRTKNQNQLFDDINNMYDDLRDDSSHHNLDKNDDHQNNKHVIIHENPFVQESHLQESTVETQQEQK; from the exons ATGCTCATTGATACTGCAGTACTGTGTCAGGAACGTGTTGATGTAAAATCTTTCAGTTTTGATGGATCTTATTACAAGCTTTCAACTCTTCTTAGCACGACTTCTGACAGAACAAAG AACCagaatcaattgtttgatgatattaacAACATGTATGATGATCTTCGTGATGATTCTAGTCATCACAATCTGGACAAGAATgatgaccatcaaaataacaaacatgtgaTCATCCATGAGAATCCATTTGTTCAAGAGTCACATCTTCAAGAATCTACTGTAGAAACTCAACA ggaacaaaaatga